GGCACACACCTCAGCACATCATGCCTTGGCTATGACCAAAAGTCGGTTTCCGTTTTAAATCACGTAAAAAAATTACCCGTGAAGATTCTTAAAAGGTTGAAATCAACAATTGTTTCCCAAGGACAATTTGTGATCTGAGGCGTTTAATCGGTAGAATTTTATTCCCGGAATTTCCTTTTTTTATCGGAAACAATATTATGAATTCTATTTTTCTAAACCAAGAACTTTCTGATAAATATTAAGGGCAGCGTGGCACTTGGCATGATGCACTAACACATCCGGTCCGCATTTAATCCGACTCCTGTCGGAACCCTCTTAACATTTTACAGATTGAACAGTTTACTCACTTGCATCTGGTAGCCGGCTCTGAGTCGCTTGTCAACGACATGGGAGACATACCAGGTGAGGTAGTTGTATAGTGCCCACTGATTAACGGCTTCTGGTTGTTCATCGATGAATTTGGTCACTTTCTTCCCAAGCTCTGACTTGACTTTCTTGCTCAGATCCTCAGTCACCTCAAGATTTTGCAGGATTTGGAACCTGTTCTGAATGACCGGGATCTGTTCATAGGTCAACTCAACCTGTTCCTTGAGGTTATCCACCCTGATCCCTACTGTGTGCCTGGCATAGAACTTGGCAAGCACCTTCCCGAAGATCATTCCGTTGCTACAGATACCTCTGATGGCACCCCAGAATAAACGAACGCCTTCACTTCCATCGTAGCTGTTGTGCAGATAGAGACTCAGAGCAATGTCACTCCTGCCATCGTTAAAGGTTAGATCAGGGAATGTTACTTGAAGTCGCATCCTTGAGTCATTCACGAATGAGTGACTTTGGTCGATGTACCACTTGGAATCGAGATTGTGAAGTTGATCCATGAGTGGGATAATCACTTCTTCATTCCTCACCAGACGGTAGGTATCAGACATTACCGAGATCAGTTCGTTCTTCTCCTGATGAACGATGCTCTGATAATCAGGTGAAAGGACGGGAAAACCGTCCTCACCTTCATAGTAGACCTTGCGAGACTCAACAGGGAAGAAGAACGGTGCAAGCTTATACATTTCTGTACT
This genomic interval from Bacteroidota bacterium contains the following:
- a CDS encoding DUF945 domain-containing protein; translated protein: MTSTEMYKLAPFFFPVESRKVYYEGEDGFPVLSPDYQSIVHQEKNELISVMSDTYRLVRNEEVIIPLMDQLHNLDSKWYIDQSHSFVNDSRMRLQVTFPDLTFNDGRSDIALSLYLHNSYDGSEGVRLFWGAIRGICSNGMIFGKVLAKFYARHTVGIRVDNLKEQVELTYEQIPVIQNRFQILQNLEVTEDLSKKVKSELGKKVTKFIDEQPEAVNQWALYNYLTWYVSHVVDKRLRAGYQMQVSKLFNL